The nucleotide window GGACGGGACcccaggtgtgtgtgtggggacagatatggggtcaggggggtcTCCAGCTCCACGGTGGAGCTCGGACACCCCAATACATCGAGTGTCCCAGCCTCCCTGCGTGTCCTGGTCCGGCGCCAGCCTCAGAGCGCTGCCAGCTGTGCCGGGGGCTTACGCCAGCCCCGCGGTGCCACCCCGGGCCAGCGCTTCTGTCCCCAGCTGGCgtgggggcaggcagagctcgCAGCTGACGGCCGAGCTCGCAAGCAAGCATCAATCTCCCTCTGTGCTCCCGGCCAAGTCGCACAGATCGGCTCTGTTGGGCACCCCGTACCTCGCAGCCCCATCGCCCCAACGGCCCCCAGAGAGGGTTTCTGCagtggggaggggagcaggcaAGGCGCAGGCTGGCGGGCTGGGAGCCCGGGTTGTTCTGCTAGGAGAAACCAAACCTGCGATGCTCCCGTGTTCCTCCCTGCCTGGCCTCGCTGCTCTCCTTTACCGAGCAGCAGGTCAGGGCACATGGGGTCTGTTTGGGTAGAAAAGCTGGGGTCGGCCCTAAATCACCCTGATTACAAGAATTGGTGCTTcccagaaaaatagaaagagtaAAAAACTGACACTGCAAGATAAACTGCATCGACTCTGGTTGCAGCCAAGCAGAGGGGGCCCTCGCTTTTGGCACCATGGTGGTGAATGTTTAGGGGAGCACTGCCACCCCACGGCCCCAAGGGCACCCCAGGAGCGTTtctggggccagcagcagccctcagccccTGCACAGTGCTCCCAGCTTGAGCCAGGAGCCACCGGGACACCCGCACTGCTGCTCTGGTGTGTCCCTGGGCCTGGGGGCAGCCGCAGtgcccaggctgggggtgcagcatgggcagcagccagcccaggagGCTCCATCCCGCAGAAAGCCCACAGACCTCCTCTGGGGCCgtttctcccttccctgcacGGTGCTGCACGTTCGGGACACGTCCTGGCTGCCGCAGGAGGCAGCCGTGGGCACGGGACCAGCAGCCGTGGCTGAGTTAATTGCCGGTGTAAATTGAAGTTAATGGAGTTACACCGGGTTAACGTGACTCCCAGATAGAAAAATCAGCACAATGGGTGccggcagctccctgcctgcctgccagcgCGGCGCTTATGGCCCCACAGCCTCGTGCgacctgcctcctcctgcccctgtgcacccatgggtgctgcctcctcctgccctgctccccaccagcccccagggcccagcaccctgcaggagGCCTGGCAGCACCGTGCGGTGCCTGACTCTGCCCTTTTGTTGATCCTCACCCCAAAAAGGGGCTGGGGAACCCTGCTGGACCCACAGCACCCACCCAGCCACCCGCCTCGCTGTGGGGACGGCCCCAGGACAGCGAGGAGGGGTCACACATGGGACCAGGGGTGTGTGACCACaacagggagctgtgggctgtgggatggggacgggTGTCAGGCATGGGGGCTGGCGGGGACAGACAGACGGCTTTTGGGACAGGCTGACCACACCTGTGGGGCACGGTCGAGGCACCGGGTCTGGAGCGGGGGGCGGTTGTGTGGGGCACAGCGGGATGTGGCCAAGCCCCGtcagcagggacaggacaaggggcgCTGGGCACAGAATGGAGCCCAGGAAGCTCCGCAGCAAACGGGACAGAAACGGGACCGTGAGGGCTGTGGGGGCGCTGGGACTGCTGCgtggggaggctgtgggggcGCCTCTGGAGGTGTTAAAACATGGAGGGCTGCGGGGCATGGTGGTGCCTGggggtccctcccaacccctGAATTTGTGTGACTGTGTGACTTTGGGACTGTTTTTACAACAAGGCGAGGACCCGAGCGCTCAGCTCGCCTCAGGCCCCGCGCCTGGCACTGCCCGGCCCCGCCATGGCCGCCAGGCCCCACACGGGGCAGCGGCGCCCCctggcgggaggggggggggggggggggcagacaTCGCCGGCCTTCGTCCCACGTGACCCCCTCCCCCAGCGTCACGTGACCGCGCGGCTCCATCATGGCGGCGGCCGTGCCGGGGCTGCTccgggtcctgctgctggcggcggcggcggcggcgctggacAACGGCGTGGCCAGGACGCCGCCCATGGGCTGGCTGCACTGGGAGCGCTTCCTCTGCGCCACCGACTGCAGCGCGCAGCCCCGCCGCTGCGTCAGGTACGGACacggggggtggtggtgggggggtactgggggtGACGGGGTCCCGGTACCGGGGTCCCGGGGGTGCCCGGGGTGCTGGGGTCCCGGGGGCCCGGTACCGAGGGTGCTGGGGTCCCAGGGGCCTGGTCCCGGGGGTCCTGGTGTGACTATGCCGGTGTcctgggggtcccgggggtgccTGGTGTCCCAGGGTCCCGGTCCCAGGGGTCCCGGTGTGATGGGGTCCCGGTGCCCCGGGGTCCCAGAGGTGCCCGGTGTCCTGGTCCCGGAGTGCCCGGGGTGCTGGTGTCCTGGTGTCCTAGTCCGGAAGGTGCCCGATGTCCCAGGGTCCCAATCCCGGGGGTGCCCGGTGTCCTGGTCCCGGGGGTGCCCAGTGTCCCGGTGTCTTAGTCCCGGGGGTGCTGTCCCGGTGTCCTGGTCCCAATCCCCGCTGTGCTCCCGCCCGCAGCGAGCAGCTGTTCACCGAGATGGCCGACGTGATGGCGGCGGAGGGCTGGCGGGATGCAGGCTACCAGTACCTGTGCATCGACGACTGCTGGGCGGCCCCCACGCGGGACGAGCGCGGCAGGCTGCGGGCAGACCCCCGCCGCTTCCCCGGGGGCATCCAGCAGCTGGCGGACTACGTGAGTGAGCGCCGGGAGCGCGGTGGGACCGGGAGGCCGGGGGGGAAGCGGCCTCGGGGCCGGCACCCCAAGCCCTGGCCTCTGTCTGCTCCCGAGCCCAGGTGCACGCGCGGGGGCTGAAGCTGGGGATCTACAGCGACGTCGGGAACCAGACGTGCGCCGGCTTCCCCGGCAGCTACGGGCACTACGAGCTGGACGCCCAGACCTTCGCCTCGTGGGGCGTGGACCTGCTCAAGTTCGACGGCTGCAACTCCGGCTcgctggagctgctggcagaaggTGGGTGCATGGGCAAGGTGCTCAGCAGCGGTCCTGAGCCTCTGGGGATCTGCTTTTCTCCCCGAGCTCGCTTGTTTGAGGGATTTGCTTACAGAAGCAGGTAGGAGGCTGTGTGCCCGAGCTCAAGGTTTCTCTCTCCAAGGCCGTGAGTTTTGCTGGCCCAAGTGGTTTTTGGCTGCTCAGCCTCCCCCCTCCTGGAGCTTCGCTCGCAGGCAGGGCttgaggcagcagctgcctcacaCCAGGGGCTGCGTGCTCTGGGGGCTCTGTGCAGAGTGCTGCATCAGCTCTTAGCACCACAGAGGCTTTGCCCTTCTGGAGTGCCTTCAATGGAGAGCTCGAAACACTTCATGCACTTAGCCCTTAGTCCCTCGGCGAGGCCGTGCCGTAATGGATCAGCTGCACGCCAGAACAGCTTGCGTCAGCTGCAGAAAGGCAGTTATCAGGGCTTTTAACAGCAAAAATTGAAGAGAGTTCTGGCGTGAAAAACCTCCTGGGGCTTGGAAGATGGTTTTCTGTTGACGGGGCTCTCCCTGCTGGCACAGTCAGCACCACAGCGTTGGCAGCAGGAGCCCTACGGTCCTGGCTGGGTCTGGCAGCGGGAACCTGCCCGAGTGACGATCCCGTCACAGCCAGCTGGTTGGGCGTACGCTGGCTGCTGGGGCCAGGAGCTCAGCTCAGCACCGCAGGCAGCAGCTAGGCTGGAAGCTGTTGTTGGCTGCTGTGTGTAACCCAGGTGCGATCCTGAAGCGGTTCCAGGAGGGAGAGCGGGCTCTTCATCCCCTCGCTGCTGATTAAAAGGGATGTAACAGGGCCGTctggggacaaggacaggaCAAAACTGGTGGCTTTGCATTCCTGCCCAGCCCATATGGCACAAGTCCTTCCTAAGGACATTTTCCTGCAACATTAACCACTGcagctgtgcccagcagctTGATAGATACCAACGTGtatttcccaggaaaaaaaccaccacacagcaAAACTGCAGCCTCTTCCCAGggctctatcccagccaaaaccaggagaCAAAGTGATCAGCCTCAGAGCAGCAAGGCACTGAAGCTCGCCTTTCCCTGtgaggcaggaggctggctgcCTCCTTCAGCCTTGATTTTGCAAGAGTTGAACTGAAACCCGAACCTGTGACACTGGCTCAGTTCTCCGTGACCCAGGGGATTGTGTAACCTGTCCGCTCTCTTCCCTCAGGTTACAGGAGGATGTCTCTGGCCCTGAACAAGACTGGCAGACCCATCGTGTACTCCTGCGAATGGCCCTTCTACCTGAGGCCCATGCAGCAGGTGAGGAGCGTGTCTCAGGGCTGGCATCGCGCAGGGGGAGGAACAGGAAAGTGCTGAGAGTGCAGAGCAGCCTCCCAGGGAGCtcgctgctctctgctctgatGGAGAGCAGGACTGCAAGGTGGAGGAAAAACACCGGGTTTTTCCCAGAGGTGCACCTGAGGCCAGTCACTGCTCTGCCGAGAATTCAGCAGGATCCTGAATAGGAATCCTCCGTGGTGGTTATGAACACGTTTTTGCCAGCCAGGGTCCGTGGCTGATGCTTAGCTCTCCACCCACAGCTGGCAGGACAGGATGTGGCCATCCCTCCCACAGAGAGAAACGCGTTACTCACCGAAGGGTGTAAACCCGAGACACTGCAGTAATTAGTAGGATGTCACACCTTAGTGCCACTGCTCCCATCCCACCTTTGGTGAAGTCTGAGGGGATTTTCTGACAGAGCTCGGTGGTTCTGCCACCAAAAATATATGGCTCTGCCCCAAAATGTTGCTGATGCTTTGTGTACGTTCCTGACCTCACGCAGACAAGCTCTCTGGCTAATGATGCTCGTTTTGGCAGCCCAATTACACGGAGATCAAACAGTACTGCAACCACTGGAGGAACTTCTTTGATGTCTACGACTCTTGGAACAGCATCAAGAGCATCGTGGAGTGGACAGCGCTTCACCAGGACAGCATTGTGAAGATAGCTGGGCCGGGGGGCTGGAACGACCCTGACATGGCAAGTagggcagcaccagcacaaaCTCCTTTCCTCGGCTGTGGGCAGAGGGAAGGATTTGAGGGAGAAATACCGGGGTAAAAGGCTCTGAGGGGGCCCTGGGATCAAGCACCCGATGAGAGAATTGCCACCCAACGGGCTGGTCTGGCTCCTGGCCTATCTAACCTGTCCCACCCTCAGCATCCTGTCATTTACGGGTGCTCAGCGTGGCGGCCCAGTTTCTCCCGGGCAGGCAGCATCACCAGGCACCTTTTTAATTTCCCATCACAGCTGGTGATCGGGAACTTCGGGCTGAGCTGGGACCAGGCGGTGACGCAGATGGCGATGTGGGCCATCATGGCTGCTCCCCTCTTCATGTCCAACGACCTGCGGCGCATCAGCCCCGAGGCCAAGTGGCTGCTGCAGAACAAAGAGGTGATCGCCATCAACCAGGATCCGCTGGGCAAGCAGGGATATCGCATCACCAAGGTACGGCCGAGCTGTTTTGGGTGCACAGGCTGCTGGCCTCCTCTGAGAGCAGCCAGCACCCAGGCTGTTCTCCCTCCCCTAACACACGCCTCGGGGTTTGTTCCCTCCTCGGCAGGACAAAAACTTCGAGCTCTGGGAGCGGCCGCTGTCGGGCGGC belongs to Anas acuta chromosome 13, bAnaAcu1.1, whole genome shotgun sequence and includes:
- the GLA gene encoding alpha-galactosidase A, with protein sequence MAAAVPGLLRVLLLAAAAAALDNGVARTPPMGWLHWERFLCATDCSAQPRRCVSEQLFTEMADVMAAEGWRDAGYQYLCIDDCWAAPTRDERGRLRADPRRFPGGIQQLADYVHARGLKLGIYSDVGNQTCAGFPGSYGHYELDAQTFASWGVDLLKFDGCNSGSLELLAEGYRRMSLALNKTGRPIVYSCEWPFYLRPMQQPNYTEIKQYCNHWRNFFDVYDSWNSIKSIVEWTALHQDSIVKIAGPGGWNDPDMLVIGNFGLSWDQAVTQMAMWAIMAAPLFMSNDLRRISPEAKWLLQNKEVIAINQDPLGKQGYRITKDKNFELWERPLSGGAYAVAVLYQQEIGGPQNFSFSLAFLGNGLACNPACSVRQVLPSSRDWGVHSWVSSLSVEVNPTGTVLLRVGVL